ACCCGCAGCCGATAGTCAGCAAATACGCCCCCGCGCCCAAGCGCCTGCGCCTTGCGATGCTCGGGCAAGGCACGCCAGCGCTGCACCGCCTCTTCATCGGTGAAAAACGAAAGCGAAAGGATCTTGCTCGGATCGGTCAGGCTCTGAAACCGCTCGACCGAAATAAACCCTTCGATTTCTTCCAGCAACGGGCGCAACCCTGCCGCCACGTCAAGATAATCCGCCTTTCGGCCATCCGCTGGCTCAACCTCAAAGATAACTGCAATCATTGGCTTTCTCCCTCACGCCTCTTTTCCAACGTCATTGCGCCAAAGGCAAGACAGCAGGGTAAGCCCGAAAATGCCCCGACCTGCACGAAAGCCGTTCAGCCGTTCAGCTTGTCAAGCCGCGCCCGAACGCTCAACCCATGCGCTTGCAGGCTTTCTGAGGCGGCCAGCGTTTCCGCCGCCGGGCCAATGGCACGCAGCGCCTCCGGGCTCATCTGTGCCAACGTCGTGCGCTTGAGGAAATCAAGCACCGACAAGCCAGAGGAAAACCGCGCCGACCGCGCCGTGGGCAAAACATGGTTCGGCCCGCCGACGTAATCGCCGATGGCTTCCGGCGTCCATTGGCCAAGAAAAATTGCCCCCGCATGAGTAATCTCCTGCGACAGCGCCAACGGATCAGCGGTGCAAAGCTCCAGGTGTTCGGGCGCTATGCGATTTGAAAGGCGTGCGGCGGTGGATAGGTCAGGCACGATAATCACCGCGCCATTATCGCGCCAGCTTGCCCCGGCGATGTCCCGCCGCTCAAGCGTTTCCAGATGCCGCTCGATCCGGGCGGTGACGGCACCGGCAAACTCCGCGTCGTTGGTTATCAGGATCGCCTGCGCGCTGGCGTCATGCTCGGCCTGACTCAGCATATCAAGCGCGATGAAATCAGGGTCGTTATCGCCATCCGCAATGACCAGAATTTCCGAAGGCCCGGCAATCATGTCGATCCCGACACGCCCAAAAACCCGGCGCTTGGCGGCGGCGACAAATGCATTGCCCGGCCCGGTGATCTTGTCCACCGGCGCAATCGACTCCGTCCCATAAGCCAGCGCGGCAATCGCCTGCGCGCCCCCGATGCGGTAAATCTCATCAACCCCGGAAAGCTTTGCTGCAAGAATGACAAGCGGGTTGATCACCCCATCCGGCGTCGGGCAGGCAATGGCAAGCCGCTCAACCCCTGCCACCTTGGCCGGAATGGCATTCATCAGCACTGAAGACGGATAAGACGCCTGCCCGCCCGGCACATAAAGCCCGGCCGCCGAAACCGGCGTCCAGCGCCAGCCAAGCGTCGCCCCGGCCTCATCGCGCCAAAGCGCATCTTCCGGGCGCTGCTTCTCGTGATAGGCCCGAATGCGCGCGGCGGCAGTGTGCAACGCGGCGGCTTCATCCGCGGGGGCGGCGGCGCAATGCATGTCAATTTCCGCCTCGGAAAGCCGCAACGTCTCCGCCGAAAGCGCCAGCCGATCGAACTTTGCGGTCAACGCAATCAGCGCCGCATCGCCCTTCTGGCGAACCTCGGCAATGATCGCTGCAACAGTTTCATCCACATCGGCGCTATCTTCGCGCTTGGCACCAAGCAGTTGCGCGAACCCGGCCTCAAAACCGGCATCCGTTGCATCAAGAAAGACGGGCATGGGCAGGGGTTTCCTTGGCTCAGAGCATCTTGGGCGCGACAGCGCGCACCGTGCGGTGCCTCCCGTCAGCGTTTGCGGTCGCGGCGCGACGACATCGGCTGAAACGCCACACCGACATGCGCCTCGCAATAGGGTTTGCCCGATTGCACCGGCAGACCGCAAAACCAGAAATCATCGGTGGCCGGATCACCGACCGGCCATTTGCACGTCCGTTCGGTCAATTCCATCAGGGTAAGTTTCTTGGCCTTTTTTTCAATCTCCGAAACCTTGGCAAGGGCTTCCGGGCTAATCTCATTGGCCGACGGTTGCGGCGGCAGCGGCTGGCCCGCAGGAATGATTGCCCTGCGTGCGGGCGACATGGCCGGGCGCGCCTCGGCCTCGGTCTCCTTGGCGGGCGCTGCCTTGGTCGCTGGTTTCGACGGTTTGGTGCGTGCGCTGCGCGACTTCGCTTCGGGTTTGTTGGCCGCAGGTTTCGCCTTCGTGTCAGCCTTTGCCGCCCCCGGCGAACGATTGGAAAGGCCCAGCCGATGCACCTTGCCAATCACGGCGTTGCGGGTCACACCGCCCAGCTCTTTCGCGATCTGGCTGGCTGACTGGCCTTCGCCCCACATCTTCTTCAGCAGCTCAACGCGTTCATCGGTCCAGGACATCAGCGGTTTCCTATGTATCTCAAGTGAAAAGGCGGCCGTTGTGATGGCCGCCGGTCTATCGGGTCAGCGCCTTATACTAAGGTTTCCGGCGCGAGTTACAAGCCATGCGCTGGATTGACGCACGGAAATCGAGGCGCGCAATCACGCCGGTCTCCCTGCACGCATTTCACGCAGGGCCAGAAGGGCCGCCCCGGCGATAATGATGCTGGCCCCCGCAAGCGTGGTCATATCCGGCACGCGCGCGAAGATAGCAGCATCAAATCCCGCGCCAATAATCAGCGTGGCATGGGCAAATGGCGCGACGAAACTCGCCTCCGCACGGGCAACGGCGTTGATAGTACAGGTCTGCGCCAAAGCCATCAACAGGCCCACACCGGCGAGAGCCGCCAATTGCGCGGCGTTGGGCGGGGTCCAGACGGGAATCACCGTGCGGGGCATGAACATGGGCGCTGTCTGACGCGCGGCACCGCGATGTAAAATGCAAATACGCTTTACGCGGTCCCCGCCCTGCGCTATCCATCGCGCCATGAACAGGAACCGCACCCATCGCCAAAGCCTCCGCCGACGCTAACCGCGTTTCGCGCTTTGCGCTTGCGCATGTTCATCGCCGCTTTGTGCGGCACACCTCCGATACCCCAAAACACTTGAGACCATTGACGAAAGCCTGTCTGTGTTGCACTCACAAGGCTTCTTGCAGGGAAAGGAAACAGCCATGATCCCCTCGGTTTTGCCAACATACAATCGCGCACCGCTTGAATTCGTGAAAGGCGAAGGCGTCTGGCTGACGGAAACCGACGGACGCCGCTTTCTCGATCTGGGGGCTGGCATCGCGGTAAATGTGCTGGGCCACGCCAATCCGGCGCTGGTGGCGGCGCTAAGCGAGCAGGCAGGCAAGCTCTGGCATGTCTCCAACCTTTACGAGATCCCCCAGCAACAGGCTTTGGCTGATAAGCTGGTCGAGGCAACATTTGCCGATACGGTCTTCTTCACCAATTCCGGCACCGAGGCTTGCGAGTTGGCGGTGAAGATGGCGCGCCGATACTGGTATGAAAAAGGCGCGGCTGAACGGGTGGAGATCATCACTTTCGACGGCTCTTTCCACGGGCGCTCTTCCGCAGCAATGGCGGCGGCTGGGTCCGAGAAGATGATCAAGGGCTTCGGCCCGATACTGGGCGGGTTCACCCATCTGCCGTGGGGCGACATGGAGGCGCTCAAGGGCGCGATCAGCGAGCAGACGGCGGCTGTGATGCTTGAGCCGGTGCAAGGCGAAGGCGGCATTCGCCCGATGGCCGATGCCGACCTCAAAGCCGTGCGCGCGCTTTGCGACGAGACCGGCGCGCTC
This is a stretch of genomic DNA from Aquicoccus sp. G2-2. It encodes these proteins:
- a CDS encoding antibiotic biosynthesis monooxygenase, with the protein product MIAVIFEVEPADGRKADYLDVAAGLRPLLEEIEGFISVERFQSLTDPSKILSLSFFTDEEAVQRWRALPEHRKAQALGRGGVFADYRLRVAHVIRDYGMTERAETPEDSRRQHDPA
- the hisD gene encoding histidinol dehydrogenase, with amino-acid sequence MPVFLDATDAGFEAGFAQLLGAKREDSADVDETVAAIIAEVRQKGDAALIALTAKFDRLALSAETLRLSEAEIDMHCAAAPADEAAALHTAAARIRAYHEKQRPEDALWRDEAGATLGWRWTPVSAAGLYVPGGQASYPSSVLMNAIPAKVAGVERLAIACPTPDGVINPLVILAAKLSGVDEIYRIGGAQAIAALAYGTESIAPVDKITGPGNAFVAAAKRRVFGRVGIDMIAGPSEILVIADGDNDPDFIALDMLSQAEHDASAQAILITNDAEFAGAVTARIERHLETLERRDIAGASWRDNGAVIIVPDLSTAARLSNRIAPEHLELCTADPLALSQEITHAGAIFLGQWTPEAIGDYVGGPNHVLPTARSARFSSGLSVLDFLKRTTLAQMSPEALRAIGPAAETLAASESLQAHGLSVRARLDKLNG
- a CDS encoding GcrA family cell cycle regulator: MSWTDERVELLKKMWGEGQSASQIAKELGGVTRNAVIGKVHRLGLSNRSPGAAKADTKAKPAANKPEAKSRSARTKPSKPATKAAPAKETEAEARPAMSPARRAIIPAGQPLPPQPSANEISPEALAKVSEIEKKAKKLTLMELTERTCKWPVGDPATDDFWFCGLPVQSGKPYCEAHVGVAFQPMSSRRDRKR
- a CDS encoding EamA family transporter; translated protein: MFMPRTVIPVWTPPNAAQLAALAGVGLLMALAQTCTINAVARAEASFVAPFAHATLIIGAGFDAAIFARVPDMTTLAGASIIIAGAALLALREMRAGRPA
- a CDS encoding aspartate aminotransferase family protein; protein product: MIPSVLPTYNRAPLEFVKGEGVWLTETDGRRFLDLGAGIAVNVLGHANPALVAALSEQAGKLWHVSNLYEIPQQQALADKLVEATFADTVFFTNSGTEACELAVKMARRYWYEKGAAERVEIITFDGSFHGRSSAAMAAAGSEKMIKGFGPILGGFTHLPWGDMEALKGAISEQTAAVMLEPVQGEGGIRPMADADLKAVRALCDETGALLILDEVQCGMGRTGRLFAHEWAGIAPDIMMVAKGIGGGFPLGALLASEDAASGMGAGSHGSTYGGNPLACAVGGKVMDIVADPAFLEQVNATAGLMRQKLEGLVAAHPDVFEAVRGSGLMLGLKCKATNIDVVKAGYDALVITVPAADNVIRLLPALNITEDEITEALTRLDAAATRIEADLAKEG